In Devosia sp. 1566, a single genomic region encodes these proteins:
- a CDS encoding nuclear transport factor 2 family protein: MSLTDENKAFIQEMISSKRRLEDYPDRFDDDLIMHEPASLPFGGTYRGLGEFQKFYPAVRAFYDFDRFELLGVYGDGDIVFATIRAGLVGSAGTIHLAEQFLFAGSKLVEVRLHICDDGAAAKRLRR, encoded by the coding sequence ATGAGCTTAACCGACGAGAACAAGGCGTTCATCCAGGAAATGATCAGTTCAAAGAGGCGCCTCGAGGACTACCCCGATCGTTTCGACGATGACCTGATCATGCATGAACCAGCGTCCCTGCCCTTCGGGGGGACATATCGGGGATTAGGTGAGTTTCAGAAGTTCTATCCCGCGGTGCGGGCGTTCTATGACTTCGATCGCTTTGAGCTGCTTGGAGTGTACGGTGATGGGGATATCGTGTTCGCCACCATTCGCGCAGGTCTGGTCGGTTCTGCCGGGACAATCCATTTGGCCGAGCAGTTTCTGTTTGCTGGAAGCAAGCTGGTGGAGGTTCGCTTGCACATTTGCGACGACGGTGCCGCAGCCAAGCGCCTGCGGCGATGA